Part of the Aquimarina sp. MAR_2010_214 genome is shown below.
TCAAATACTTACAAACGAATACACAAAAAACCAAAAAAAACGTTGCGCAACGTATGGCGTAAACTGAAAAGCCTTTAACAGAGTAGGTACAACAAATTAATCTTTTTAATAATGAAAAAATTAAAATCATTGCAGTCTTTTGAAGAGTCTGGCTACGCAATTAAATCAAGAGAAGCACAAAGAGCAATTACCGGAGGTCATACGATATTCGTTTCCAATTGCGGATCTAATCACGAAGATTACGATGTCGACACAGATGATACTGCCATAATCGCGTAAATTAAAAGTAAATATTAATTATTAAAACAAAGAAAAATGAAACTACAAAAATTAGATTTCGATAATTTTGAAAAATACAAATTAGAAAACTCTATTCGTATTTTAGGAGGAGGAACTTGCATACATACTTGTTGTACTTCGTCTGGAGAAATTACCAGTTGTGAAGATACGCAAGATGATTCTTAAAACAAGTAAGAATAAATACAATTGGTAAAAGAATTTGGTTTAATAAATCAAATAATTGAGTTACCACGTCAATTTCAGCTAGAAAAACAATTATTTTTTCTAGCTGAAGATTGACGTTAATTAAAAAATAATTTTCTTTATCTAATAATAATTAAATGATTTTACTATTATCAAAAGAATCTGATGAGTCTACAAATAACGTAATAGATTGGTTGGAATATTATAAAGCGGACTACACCCGATGCAATGGAGATAAATTTGATTTGAATGACTTTTTCTTTCAAATATCAAACAACCATATAGATAAAGTTTCTAATCTTCCTGTTTCACCTAAAGACATTAATGTTGTGTGGTACAGAAGATGGGGTAATATGAGCGGGCTGTCTTCAATTGATGATGAAGATTTAGACAATGAATTTTGTGTTTCAATCAATAATCATCTTAAACATGAAAAAACCAAATTATCACATTCATTTTTTTCTCTTTTTGGACATTCTTTTTGGCTCTCTAAACCAGATTTATATTCTTCTGATGATAAGTTTTTATATTTAAAAACAGCAAAATCAGTAGGAATAAATATCCCTGAAACCTACATATTAAATAGTAAGTCAAAATTACATGAAATACTTATATCTGGGAAAAAACTAATTACTAAGAGCATGAGTAACGCTCATAGAATTAGATACAACAATCAAACCTATATTCCGTACACAGAAGAGATCACCTTAGAAGACTTGGATAAACTTGAGGCGAAATTTATGGTATCCCTATTTCAAGAAAAAATAGAAAAACAGTATGAAATACGAACTTTTTTTTTGAAAGACAGTTTTTATAGTATGGCAATTTTTTCTCAAAATGATAATCAAACAAAGGTAGATTTTAGAAAGTATAATTTTTCTAAACCTAATAGAACTGTTCCATACATATTACCAGAAGAATTGAGAGTAAAGTTAAAGATCCTAATGAAAAAACTCGACATAAATACAGGCTCAATAGATTTAATAAAATCAAAACAAGGGAACTACTATTTCTTAGAAATTAATCCAATTGGGCAGTTTGGCATGACATCTATACCCTGTAACTACCACTTGGATAAGAAAATAGCAGAGTTTTTAATTTCAAAAAACAACTAAAAATATGAATCCCGAAAATGAAGTTTCTCAATACATTATTAAAAAAAACTTACTAAAAAGATTACCGGTTTTAATGAATAAAATGACAATTATCAAAAAAACAAACAGAATAAATATAAGACACGCAAAAAGTGTGTTTTATTCAACCAATGAAATGGCTTCTTACGCACCTTATAAAAAAATATTCTAATGAAGTGTTCTTTTGAAAAAAATAGTTATTTCAAATTATTTAGTAATTGCAGAATAATTAAAGGAGCAAGTTCGTCAGCAATCTATGATTTGCAACGTGAAGAATTATTTCAGATACCAAATAGTTTTTTGGAAATATTAAATTGTTCTGGCTCAAAAAAAATAGAAGATATTTATTCTAAATACCCTAAAGAATCAGAAACTCTCGATGAATATTTTGGGTTTTTATTAAATAAAGATTTGATTTTCCTAATGCCTGAGTTAAAAGACTCTGAAAAATTCAAAGAAATTGATTTTAAATATCATTATCCTTTTTCTCTTTTTTCAGTAATCATTGCTCTTGACAATAATAAATTATCAATTTCTTATATTGAAAACCTACTTAATAACATTGAAGCAACCAAATGTAAA
Proteins encoded:
- the gwsG gene encoding grasp-with-spasm system ATP-grasp peptide maturase encodes the protein MILLLSKESDESTNNVIDWLEYYKADYTRCNGDKFDLNDFFFQISNNHIDKVSNLPVSPKDINVVWYRRWGNMSGLSSIDDEDLDNEFCVSINNHLKHEKTKLSHSFFSLFGHSFWLSKPDLYSSDDKFLYLKTAKSVGINIPETYILNSKSKLHEILISGKKLITKSMSNAHRIRYNNQTYIPYTEEITLEDLDKLEAKFMVSLFQEKIEKQYEIRTFFLKDSFYSMAIFSQNDNQTKVDFRKYNFSKPNRTVPYILPEELRVKLKILMKKLDINTGSIDLIKSKQGNYYFLEINPIGQFGMTSIPCNYHLDKKIAEFLISKNN